From Deinococcus sp. KSM4-11, a single genomic window includes:
- the dnaE gene encoding DNA polymerase III subunit alpha has translation MEGLGPLLACQSFFSEGRATVSPGRLIRQARAAGFTAVGLVDWCSVAGAVELCATAQDAGVRAILGATLPVVFPGHGNNSPEVFPLVMLATNRDGYAALCTLITEARQVDPAAVPLERLEAVALAYPESLVCLTGGRMGFPTVLGERRELAWAGALLRRLRQTFRFRLYVQLFHGQAPQERRRLAYLRGLARDLELPVVAAPEVCMAAAEDYPLLDALTCARLGIDVDTPHVERPRNEARAIGTPGGWVELLPFPDALENAGKVAQECTFDLLPERLQSPAPLLRPFRTAQDALEERAYAALESYAPDRRVDATARLRHELDTVAQLDMAGFFLTAAEVTDYCRQHGILAAGRGSAAGSVLCHLLGITLSDPLKHNLLFERFLHTGRTSMPDVDIDIASSRRDQVLGWVEERWGAEGAWEAMVANRITYRLPSAVQDLGRALGLPPELRDRLSRALGRDFRHHRPHRARLAQVVFDEVLGDAPVKEALLRLLERIEAGFVRHLAPHSGGVVLGGEALTRYSPLTRSSGGIRMLTFDKDDVEALGLIKLDLLGLRMLAALERAREEVLRLNGTWLPFGDLPDDPGVWNEISSGDTMGLFQIESPAQVQMTARLQPRDMTQLAHQIALVRPGPIQSGTVHPYVRRAWGEEPVPDQPEPLKSILASTYGTLMFQEQILRIAVHYAGYDWPDADRFRSRLSKVEDAQELEELKAIFVVGAALTTGAFPWEAEEVFTMCAAFRGYGFAESHAHAFAQHAYSSAYLRHHHPAAFLAGLLTEAPGMWPASTISQDFRRRGVSLLPTCVNRSGVSYRAETAHAVRVPLTAVEGISADTARGIVQERLTGGKFLSVEDFYDRVALKRDALELLVKAGAFDRIDALKNRREAFYVLHTIANARPPGTRALLAPTTPLPDLPELQPDETVRLDLQTKGLSETGRHLLDAHRARLRDLGCMALAGLKHGAEVWTAGVIVAKQRPPTAKGFAFYVLEDATGRVQAIISPDLWEAHRILLRDARALIVQGQVTRMGRAVTVRVGRLAELPLGAQRVEQAAD, from the coding sequence GCTGCCTGTTGTGTTCCCTGGCCATGGGAACAACAGTCCGGAGGTCTTCCCGCTGGTGATGCTCGCCACGAACCGGGACGGGTATGCGGCGCTGTGCACCCTCATCACCGAGGCCCGGCAGGTCGACCCTGCCGCTGTTCCCCTGGAGCGACTCGAAGCGGTCGCGCTGGCCTATCCCGAAAGTCTCGTGTGCCTGACGGGCGGGCGGATGGGGTTTCCAACCGTGCTGGGTGAGCGCCGGGAACTGGCCTGGGCGGGGGCGCTCCTCCGGCGGTTGCGTCAGACGTTCCGGTTCCGGCTGTACGTGCAGCTGTTCCACGGTCAGGCCCCGCAGGAGCGCCGCCGGCTCGCGTACCTGCGGGGCCTGGCCAGAGACCTGGAGTTGCCCGTGGTGGCCGCGCCCGAGGTCTGCATGGCCGCAGCAGAGGACTACCCGTTGCTGGACGCCCTGACGTGTGCCCGGCTGGGCATTGATGTCGACACGCCGCATGTCGAGCGGCCCCGGAACGAGGCGCGCGCGATCGGGACACCAGGGGGCTGGGTGGAGCTCCTCCCCTTCCCCGACGCACTGGAGAATGCGGGGAAGGTGGCCCAAGAGTGCACCTTCGATCTGCTGCCGGAGAGACTGCAGAGTCCGGCTCCGCTGCTTCGTCCGTTCCGGACTGCCCAGGACGCGCTGGAGGAGCGTGCGTACGCTGCCCTGGAGTCGTACGCACCGGATCGGCGCGTGGACGCCACGGCACGCCTCCGACACGAGCTGGACACTGTGGCCCAATTGGACATGGCGGGCTTCTTCCTGACCGCGGCGGAGGTCACCGACTACTGCCGGCAACACGGCATCCTGGCCGCGGGCCGGGGATCAGCGGCTGGAAGCGTGCTGTGCCACCTGTTGGGTATTACGCTCTCGGATCCCCTGAAGCACAACCTGCTGTTCGAACGCTTCCTGCACACCGGACGCACCTCCATGCCGGACGTGGACATCGACATCGCGAGCTCGCGGCGCGATCAGGTACTGGGCTGGGTGGAGGAGCGCTGGGGGGCCGAAGGCGCCTGGGAGGCGATGGTCGCCAACCGCATCACCTACCGCCTGCCGAGTGCGGTGCAAGATCTGGGCCGCGCCCTGGGACTGCCCCCGGAACTTAGAGACCGACTCAGCCGCGCCCTGGGCCGCGACTTCCGGCACCACCGGCCGCACCGGGCCCGGCTGGCACAGGTGGTCTTCGATGAGGTGCTCGGCGACGCCCCAGTGAAGGAGGCGCTACTCAGGCTGCTGGAGCGCATCGAGGCGGGCTTCGTGCGCCACCTCGCGCCGCATTCGGGCGGGGTCGTGCTGGGCGGAGAGGCGCTGACCCGGTACAGCCCGCTCACTCGCTCGTCGGGCGGTATCCGCATGCTCACCTTCGACAAGGATGACGTCGAGGCACTCGGCCTAATCAAGCTGGATTTGCTGGGCTTGCGTATGCTCGCCGCGCTCGAGCGCGCCCGGGAGGAAGTCCTGCGCCTGAACGGAACATGGCTGCCCTTCGGCGACTTGCCGGACGATCCCGGCGTCTGGAACGAGATCTCGTCGGGCGACACCATGGGGTTGTTCCAGATCGAAAGCCCGGCTCAGGTGCAGATGACGGCCCGGCTGCAACCCAGGGACATGACCCAGCTCGCCCACCAGATCGCACTGGTGCGCCCGGGCCCGATCCAGTCCGGCACTGTGCATCCCTACGTCCGGAGAGCGTGGGGCGAAGAACCTGTTCCTGACCAGCCTGAACCCTTGAAATCCATCCTGGCGTCCACGTACGGCACGCTGATGTTCCAGGAGCAGATCCTGCGCATCGCGGTGCACTACGCCGGGTACGACTGGCCGGACGCCGACCGGTTCCGCAGTCGCCTGAGCAAGGTCGAGGACGCGCAGGAACTGGAGGAGCTGAAGGCCATCTTCGTCGTAGGTGCCGCGTTGACGACGGGGGCCTTTCCCTGGGAAGCGGAGGAGGTCTTCACCATGTGCGCGGCCTTCCGTGGGTACGGCTTCGCGGAGTCGCATGCGCACGCCTTCGCCCAGCACGCTTATAGCTCGGCCTATCTCAGACATCACCATCCCGCGGCGTTTCTGGCGGGTCTGCTGACCGAGGCCCCTGGCATGTGGCCGGCCAGCACCATCAGCCAGGACTTCCGACGGCGCGGCGTGTCGCTCCTGCCCACCTGCGTGAACCGCTCGGGGGTGTCGTACCGGGCGGAAACGGCGCATGCTGTCCGTGTGCCGCTGACGGCGGTGGAGGGGATCAGTGCCGACACGGCGCGCGGCATCGTGCAGGAACGCCTGACCGGCGGAAAGTTCTTGTCCGTCGAGGACTTCTACGACCGGGTGGCGCTCAAGCGCGACGCGCTTGAGCTGCTGGTCAAGGCGGGGGCCTTCGATCGCATCGACGCCTTGAAGAACCGGCGGGAAGCGTTCTACGTGCTGCACACCATCGCGAACGCCCGGCCGCCCGGCACACGGGCCCTGCTTGCGCCGACGACTCCTCTTCCTGATCTACCCGAGCTGCAGCCGGACGAGACGGTGCGACTCGACCTGCAGACCAAGGGGCTAAGTGAAACCGGCCGGCACCTGCTGGACGCCCACCGGGCACGGCTGCGGGATCTGGGCTGCATGGCCCTGGCTGGTCTGAAGCACGGGGCGGAGGTCTGGACGGCGGGCGTGATCGTGGCGAAGCAGCGGCCGCCGACGGCGAAAGGCTTCGCGTTCTACGTGCTGGAGGACGCCACTGGCAGGGTGCAGGCGATCATCAGCCCGGATCTGTGGGAGGCCCATCGGATCCTGTTACGAGATGCGCGGGCACTGATCGTGCAGGGGCAGGTGACCCGGATGGGGCGCGCGGTGACCGTTCGGGTGGGCCGGCTGGCAGAACTGCCCCTCGGGGCGCAGCGCGTTGAACAAGCAGCAGATTGA